From a region of the Zingiber officinale cultivar Zhangliang chromosome 4B, Zo_v1.1, whole genome shotgun sequence genome:
- the LOC121975215 gene encoding transmembrane 9 superfamily member 12-like, producing MGSFSFSKKSSSLSTFALLALFLFFSSSNAFYLPGSYMHTYTPGESIYAKVNSLTSIETELPYSYYSLPYCHPQGGIKKSAENLGELLMGDQIDNSPYRFHVNVNESLYLCTTNALNEHEVKLLKQRTHDLYQVNMILDNLPVRRFTDQNGIAIQWTGFPVGYTPTGSSEDYIINHLKFKVLVHEYEGRGAVMTTGEEGMGMIAETDDKKAGYEIVGFEVIPCSVKRDPQAMLKLNMYDKVESVSCPLELDKSQTIREQEKISFTYEVVFVKSDIRWPSRWDAYLKMEGAKVHWFSIMNSLMVIFFLAGIVFVIFLRTVRRDLTKYEELDKEAQAQMNEELSGWKLVVGDVFREPTCSKLFCVMIGDGVQITGMAVVTIIFAALGFMSPASRGMLLTGMIILYLFLGIVAGYVGVRLWRTFKGGSEGWRSLCWSIACFFPGIVFVILTVLNFILWGSKSTGAIPISLYFTLLSLWFCISVPLTLAGGFIGAQAEEIQFPVRTNQIPREIPARKYPSWLLILGAGTLPFGTLFIELFFILSSIWLGRFYYVFGFLLVVLMLLVIVCAEVSVVLTYMHLCVEDWRWWWKAFFASGSVALYVFLYSINYLVFDLRSLSGPVSATLYLGYSLIMSIAIMLSTGAIGFLVSFYFVHYLFSSVKID from the coding sequence ATGGGGTCTTTTTCATTCTCCAAGAAATCGTCCTCGTTGTCTACATTTGCTTTACTGGCCTTGTTTCTGTTTTTCAGTTCTAGTAATGCATTTTATCTCCCTGGTAGTTATATGCACACCTACACACCTGGTGAGAGCATATATGCCAAAGTTAATTCCCTCACCTCCATTGAGACTGAGCTCCCATATAGCTATTACAGCCTTCCATATTGCCATCCGCAAGGTGGAATCAAAAAGAGTGCAGAGAATTTGGGTGAGCTTCTCATGGGTGACCAGATTGATAACTCTCCATACCGATTCCATGTTAATGTTAATGAATCACTTTACTTGTGCACCACTAATGCATTGAATGAACATGAGGTTAAACTTTTGAAGCAGAGGACACATGATCTCTACCAAGTGAACATGATACTTGACAATCTACCTGTGAGAAGGTTCACTGACCAGAATGGCATTGCCATTCAGTGGACTGGATTTCCTGTTGGTTATACTCCAACTGGAAGCTCTGAAGACTACATTATCAATCACTTGAAGTTTAAAGTGTTGGTTCATGAGTACGAAGGGCGTGGTGCAGTTATGACCACAGGAGAAGAGGGGATGGGAATGATTGCTGAAACTGATGATAAGAAGGCTGGGTATGAAATTGTTGGATTTGAAGTGATTCCCTGCAGCGTGAAGCGTGATCCACAGGCAATGCTAAAACTGAACATGTATGATAAAGTTGAGTCTGTGAGCTGTCCATTGGAGCTTGACAAGTCTCAGACCATTCGGGAGCAGGAGAAGATATCTTTTACCTATGAAGTTGTATTTGTTAAAAGTGACATCAGATGGCCATCAAGATGGGATGCATATCTAAAGATGGAGGGTGCAAAGGTTCATTGGTTCTCTATCATGAATTCCTTGATGGTTATCTTCTTTTTGGCCGGAATCGTCTTTGTTATTTTCTTGAGAACAGTCCGGAGGGACTTAACAAAGTATGAGGAGCTGGACAAAGAAGCCCAAGCCCAGATGAACGAGGAGCTTTCTGGCTGGAAACTTGTCGTGGGTGATGTATTCAGAGAGCCAACATGCTCAAAGCTTTTCTGTGTCATGATTGGAGATGGTGTACAAATTACAGGTATGGCAGTTGTAACAATCATCTTTGCTGCACTTGGGTTCATGTCTCCTGCTTCACGCGGCATGCTTTTGACGGGGATGATAATTCTCTATCTTTTCCTTGGGATTGTTGCTGGATATGTTGGCGTTCGATTGTGGAGGACCTTCAAAGGAGGATCTGAGGGCTGGCGATCACTCTGCTGGTCAATTGCTTGTTTCTTTCCGGGGATCGTCTTTGTCATTTTAACTGTATTAAACTTTATCCTATGGGGAAGCAAGAGTACTGGAGCTATCCCTATCTCGTTGTATTTCACTCTACTCTCGTTGTGGTTCTGCATCTCAGTGCCACTGACTCTAGCTGGTGGTTTTATCGGTGCCCAAGCTGAGGAAATACAATTTCCTGTTAGAACCAACCAAATCCCTAGAGAAATTCCTGCTCGGAAATACCCTTCGTGGCTTCTCATCCTCGGTGCTGGGACTCTGCCCTTCGGAACCCTCTTCATTGAGCTCTTTTTTATCCTATCGAGCATTTGGCTGGGGAGGTTCTACTATGTGTTCGGTTTCCTCCTTGTGGTTCTCATGCTGCTAGTGATAGTCTGTGCTGAAGTCTCCGTGGTCCTGACTTACATGCACCTCTGTGTGGAGGACTGGAGGTGGTGGTGGAAGGCTTTCTTTGCTTCTGGATCTGTAGCCCTGTATGTTTTTCTCTACTCCATCAATTACTTGGTATTCGACCTTAGGAGCTTGAGTGGCCCTGTTTCAGCTACCCTTTATCTTGGTTATTCGCTGATCATGTCGATTGCAATCATGCTGTCTACTGGCGCCATTGGCTTTCTGGTGTCATTCTATTTTGTTCATTACCTATTCTCTTCCGTCAAGATCGATTAG